Genomic segment of Bacteroidota bacterium:
TAATTATTATTTTTAACAATTAAATCTTAAATATACAATATTATACTTCAAAAAGCAAGAAAAATCTTAACAAATGTTGGTGCTTATATGTTTCATAAATAATAATGAACTATTTTTAACAATTTGTAAATGTTAGCAAATCGACCATTAGCCGATAGATTGAGACCAAACAGTCTTGATAATTATCTTGGACAAAGGCATTTAATTGGGAGTAATGCCGTACTTCGAAAAAGTATAGAATCCGGAAAAATCCCATCGTTTATTTTATGGGGACCTCCTGGAGTTGGAAAAACTACACTGGCAAAAATTATTTCTAATAAACTTGAACGTCCATTTTACACCTTGAGTGCCGTAAATTCCGGAGTAAAAGATATTAGGAATGTAATTGAAAAAGCAAAGAATCAACAGTTTTTTAATAGGCCAAATCCAATTCTTTTTATCGATGAAATTCACAGATTTAGTAAATCGCAGCAGGATTCCTTACTTGGTGCTGTAGAGCAAGGAATTGTTACTTTGATTGGTGCTACAACCGAAAACCCTTCCTTTGAGGTGATTTCGGCTTTGCTCTCTCGATGTCAGGTTTACATATTAGATCATCTGTCGAAAGACGAACTCGAAAAATTATTGAAAACGGCATTAGAAACAGATTCTGTTTTAAAAACAAAAAGTATTAAAATTGAAGAAACTGAAGCTATGCTACGATATTCGGGTGGCGATGCTCGAAAGTTGCTGAATATATTGGAACTAACAGTAGCTTCCGATAGTAATGAAGAAATTGTTATTACAAATGAAAAGGTTGTTGAGAAGTTGCAGCAAAATTTGTCGAATTACGATAAAAATGGAGAACAACATTACGATATTATTTCGGCCTTCATAAAATCTGTTCGGGGAAGCGACCCAAATGCTGCGGTTTATTGGTTGGCACGAATGATTGATGGTGGTGAAGATCCAAAATTTATTGCCAGAAGATTGCTCATTCTTGCTGCTGAGGATATTGGTTTGGCAAATCCGAATGCGCTATTGCTTGCAAATAATTGCTTTTCTGCGATTGATGTTATTGGGATGCCGGAAGGGAGAATTATTCTTTCTGAAACAACTATTTATCTTGCTTGTTCTCAAAAAAGTAATTCGTCTTATTTGGCAATAGATAAGGCATTAGAAATAGTTAAAAAAACCGGAGATTTGCCGGTACCTCTGCATTTGCGAAATGCCCCTACAAAACTTATGAAACAAATTGGTTATGGCGATAACTACAAATATGCTCATAGCTACGAAAACAATTTTGTTGAGGATGGTTTTCTTCCTGAAAAAATTGAAAGTACTATAATTTTTGAGCCAGGAAAAAATTCGAAAGAAATTGATATACGAAACAAACTAAAAAATATGTGGAAGAAAACTTATGATTATTGATTTGTTTCTTACCAAAATTCACTATTTTTAGCATCTCAAATTTTATTAAAGCTTGCAAGCATGGAAAAAACTGAATTTGAAGAATACTTAAAAAGCCGATACGAAGATCAAATAAATTGGTATGATAAAAAAGCTGCAGATAATCAAAGGATATACAAGCAATTGCAGTGGTTAGCAATAATTTTTTCTGCAATTACTCCGGTTTTGGTGGCTTTTGATAGTAAACCAAAATGGCTTATATGGATAACAGTTGCTATTTCAGCAATAGTGGCAATCGCAACAACTGTAATTAAAACCTTCAAATATCAGGAAAATTGGATAAATTACAGGACTACCTGTGAAACCTTAAGAAAGGAGAAGCATTTTTACACAGCTAAGATTAATGAGTATGATTCTGCTGAAGATAAAGAGGCTCTTTTTGTTGATAGGGTAGAGGCGCTTATTTCAAGAGAAAATACCATGTGGTTAACAGCACAAAAGCAAACTAAGAAATGATGTTCGATATTTTTATAAGCTACGCCAGCACTGACAGACCAAAAGTAAAACAAATTGCTATAGCTCTTGAAAATAAAGGCTGGACTGTTTGGTGGGACAGGAAAATTCCTCCGGGCAAAACATTTGCACAGGTAATAGAAAATGCAATTACAAATTCTAAATGTATTGTTGTTTTGTGGTCGCCGGCTTCTGTAAAATCAGAATGGGTGCAATTGGAAGCAGCAGAAGGAATTGACCGAAAAATTCTTGTTCCGGCTATCATCGAAAATGCGAAACCACCTTTTAGATTTAAAAGGATACATGCAGCAAATCTTATAAATTGGAGTCCCAATTCAAAACACGATGAGTTCGATAGTTTTGCAAATTCGATAGCAACAAAT
This window contains:
- a CDS encoding replication-associated recombination protein A encodes the protein MLANRPLADRLRPNSLDNYLGQRHLIGSNAVLRKSIESGKIPSFILWGPPGVGKTTLAKIISNKLERPFYTLSAVNSGVKDIRNVIEKAKNQQFFNRPNPILFIDEIHRFSKSQQDSLLGAVEQGIVTLIGATTENPSFEVISALLSRCQVYILDHLSKDELEKLLKTALETDSVLKTKSIKIEETEAMLRYSGGDARKLLNILELTVASDSNEEIVITNEKVVEKLQQNLSNYDKNGEQHYDIISAFIKSVRGSDPNAAVYWLARMIDGGEDPKFIARRLLILAAEDIGLANPNALLLANNCFSAIDVIGMPEGRIILSETTIYLACSQKSNSSYLAIDKALEIVKKTGDLPVPLHLRNAPTKLMKQIGYGDNYKYAHSYENNFVEDGFLPEKIESTIIFEPGKNSKEIDIRNKLKNMWKKTYDY
- a CDS encoding DUF4231 domain-containing protein — translated: MEKTEFEEYLKSRYEDQINWYDKKAADNQRIYKQLQWLAIIFSAITPVLVAFDSKPKWLIWITVAISAIVAIATTVIKTFKYQENWINYRTTCETLRKEKHFYTAKINEYDSAEDKEALFVDRVEALISRENTMWLTAQKQTKK